Proteins encoded in a region of the Natator depressus isolate rNatDep1 chromosome 23, rNatDep2.hap1, whole genome shotgun sequence genome:
- the LOC141976871 gene encoding uncharacterized protein LOC141976871, which produces MAAVAGGQLDPGSQLTLNGAVLGLLLSHPGGIPLRDFGRLFHQHHGRRLDLPRHGYRSLRHLLGDMKELVVLDEEGKEPWVRCRHAACDLLPEAKPPKRRRHHPWIHKEAPPERQHPGAPKAAPRPWNSCHHLAAPTDHPPAGSAPRHQASTWLPRAVSLSHFPSSRLPVAARRQPPLLIFTNQSLGLAAYQRAALNSSTQAPSRLPRPTRPAIPQLDPPMAERAELEQNVARVLRGHPGGISLFRFRQAYGATYSHPFPLDSTASVKEQLAAMPGVVRVEGWGVQTMLFPVCPQELPSKETGLAPSLPEAVAALASPDVVPAAPAVVCPSSSIFASSPEATLAPAGPEQPPVPCSPPPGHRVALGAPVEIPVSAAASAAPWSLEMGWEHGAMGPITEETDVMEGVAIATPAAGAVPSELGAELSLPLALASSVSLSPAGSPWGPTPELSLDHVAATDAVLYGLNPDPSSASCPSPEPSFSPTSPGPMSGGHPLMAVVSPEPAWSPIQDVPGTADSARERPPFRPLPLGEPSLASPYKHWEDRGAPWAAIKPESRLPHISPLRPPSMGSKRKPLQRKPDLCVLL; this is translated from the exons ATGGCAG CTGTTGCCGGGGGGCAGCTGGATCCCGGCTCGCAGCTGACCCTCAAtggggctgtgctggggctgcTGTTGAGCCACCCGGGGGGCATCCCCCTGCGGGATTTCGGGAGGCTCTTCCACCAGCACCATGGCCGGCGCCTGGATCTGCCCCGGCATGGCTACCGCTCGCTGCGCCACCTGCTGGGTGACATGAAGGAGCTGGTGGTCCTGGACGAGGAGGGCAAGGAACCGTGGGTCAGGTGCCGGCACGCAGCCTGCGACCTGCTGCCAGAGGCCAAGCCCCCCAAGAGACGCCGCCATCACCCCTGGATCCACAAGGAGGCGCCACCCGAACGGCAGCACCCAGGGGCTCCTAAAGCAG ctcccaggcCTTGGAACTCCTGCCACCACCTGGCTGCTCCCACGGACCATCCGCCGGCCGGATCTGCCCCCAGGCACCAAGCCAGCACCTGGCTGCCCCGAGCTGTCTCGCTGAGCCACTTCCCCAGCTCCCGCCTTCCTGTGGCCGCCCGCCGGCAGCCGCCCCTGCTAATCTTCACCAACCAGTCACTGGGTCTGGCAGCGTACCAAAGGGCAGCCCTGAATAGCTCCACGCAGGCCCCCAGCcggctgccccgccccacccgccCAGCCATCCCCCAGCTGGACCCTCCCATGGCCGAACGGGCTGAGCTGGAGCAGAATGTGGCGCGGGTCCTGCGGGGCCACCCCGGGGGCATTTCCCTCTTCCGCTTCCGCCAGGCCTACGGTGCCACCTacagccaccccttccccctggaCAGCACGGCCTCAGTGAAGGAGCAGCTGGCGGCCATGCCGGGGGTTGTCAGggtggagggctggggggtgcagacGATGCTCTTCCCGGTCTGCCCCCAGGAGCTCCCCAGCAAGGAGACTG GTCTCgccccatctctgccagaggcagTCGCCGCTCTTGCCAGCCCTGATGTGGTGCCAGCTGCCCCAGCTGTGGTCTGTCCATCGTCTTCCATCTTTGCCAGCTCCCCAGAGGCCACCCTGGCTCCTGCAGGCCCAGAGCAGCCCCCTGTTCCTTGCAGCCCTCCCCCAGGACACAGAGTGGCACTGGGGGCCCCAGTTGAGATCCCTGTATCCGCCGCTGCCTCAGCAGCCCCCTGGTCACTGGAGATGGGATGGGAGCatggagccatggggcccatcactGAGGAGACTGATGTCATGGAGGGCGTCGCCATTGCTACACCAGCTGCTGGTGCTGTGCCATCTGAACTGGGGGCTGAGCTCTCCCTGCCATTGGCTCTGGCATCTTCTGTATCCCTCTCCCCCGCAGGTTCCCCCTggggtcccaccccagagctgagCCTGGACCATGTGGCTGCCACGGATGCCGTCCTCTACGGCCTTAACCCTGACCCCAGCTCTGCAagctgtcccagcccggagccatCCTTTTCCCCAACTTCTCCAGGACCCATGTCTGGCGGCCATCCTCTGATGGCTGTGgtctcccctgagccagcctggtccCCCATCCAAGATGTCCCTGGCACCGCGGATTCTGCCAGGGAAAGACCACCCTTCAGGCCCCTGCCTCTGGGTGAGCCCAGCTTGGCATCCCCCTACAAACATTGGGAGGACAGGGGGGCACCATGGGCGGCCATCAAGCCAGAGTCCCGTCTGCCCCATATCTCCCCGCTCCGCCCCCCATCTATGGGGAGTAAGAGGAAGCCACTCCAGCGCAAACCTGACCTCTGTGTCCTTCTGTGA